Proteins co-encoded in one Nicotiana sylvestris chromosome 7, ASM39365v2, whole genome shotgun sequence genomic window:
- the LOC138873159 gene encoding uncharacterized protein, which yields MKVLSEAYVPNNITGGEITNMVGQVLKSHKIIFHEDELPPERLNHNLAFHIIVQFEDKFIAKVLVDGGSSLNICPLDTLKRLDKGFHEIWAGSMNVKAFDVSQRVTIGEVNLFLQMVPTWFDVEFQEVIIHGDGSNPIYTSQTIPVIGNKRRLGGETYHHIKRVNTVKKDKWWSSKIESILAWSGYEPDKGLGKNLQGITKLIRLKGHDEEDEIPEEVVRIVENFENKPKSNLDETEAVNLGDAKTVKETRISIRLSPTEEEEYIHFLREYEDIFAWSYDDMTGLSTSIVAHKLLTNPMCLPVKQKLKKFKPDMSMKINEKVTKKIKVKVLRVVEYLTWLANIVPVPKKDGKVRCAFEVSTRKLLGFIISRRGIELDPSKVKAIQKLLPPRSKKDVMSFLERLNYISRFLAQSTVICEPIFKMLRKDVETRWIEDCQKAFDKIKEYLSTPPVLVPPELGRPLLLYLSVLYGAFGCVLGQHDKTGRKEQAIYYLSKKFTPYEERTLTKHTMVGGFSLTELQTSKEWELEQFWYKESGPPRIPRFSIAAPCTGIEKRFMKIEIRYVPRIQNEFVDALATLSSMIQHPDKNFIDPIPVRIHNQLAYYAYVEEDIDGKPWFRGIKEYLAKGEYPEHANHTKKRMLRRLSNHFFHSGGNLYRRTPNLGLLRCVSTKEASKLLEEIHAGTCGPHMNGFVLAKKKLRAGYFWMTMETDCVQFILVDIDYFSKWVEAASYKVVTKKVVVDFVKDRIVCRFGVLESIVTDNVANLNRDLMKAIAFNKRVKPRQFTPGQLVLKKIFPHQDEAKGKFSPNWKGPYIVHRVLTRGEFIEMDGEIWSKPINSDTVKRYYA from the exons atgaaggtgttgagtgaagcttatgtacccaacaacatcACCGGTGGAGAGATaaccaatatggtagggcaggtactgaaaagtcataagatcatcttccacgaagatgagctaccacctgagagGTTGAATCACAATCTAGCATTTCATATcatagtgcaatttgaagacaaattcattgccaaggtcttggttgatggaggttcaagcctcaatatttgtccgttagacactctgaaaaggttggacaaaggttttcatgaaatatggGCAGgtagcatgaacgtgaaagcattcGATGTGTCTCAAAGGGTCACAATAGGGGAAGTTAACCTTTTCTTGCAAATGgtgccaacttggttcgacgtcgagtttcag gaggtgatcattcacggagatgggagtaaccccatttacaccagtcaaaccatcccggttattgGAAATAAAaggaggctaggaggggaaacctatcatcacattaaaCGTGTCAATACCGTTAAGAAGGACAAATGGTGGAGCAGTAAAATAgagagcatactggcatggtctgggtatgaacccgacaaagggttgggaaagaatctccagggtatcacTAAACTGATACGGCTGAagggtcatg atgaagaagatgagatacctgaggaagttgtcaggatagttgaaaattttgagaataagcctaagtccaatcttgACGAAACCGAAGCGGTAAACTTGGGGGACGCCaaaaccgtcaaggagactcgcatcagcattcgcTTATCACCGACAGAGGAAGAGGagtacatccattttctaagggaatatgaggacattttcgcatggtcatatgatgacatgactggtttgagcacatccatagtagctcacaagcTACTTACTAATCCTATGTGTCtgccggtgaagcagaaactcaaaaaatttAAACCAGATATGAGCATGAAGATCAATGAGAAGGTTACTAAGAAGATCAAAGTGAAGGTTCTCAGAGTGGTCGAGTACctaacctggttagccaatattgtaccagttccgaagaaagatgggaaagtcaga tgtgcattcgaggTTTCCACgagaaagttactgggattcatcatcagtcgccgagggatcgagctggatccgtctaaagtcaaggctattcagaaGTTACtaccacctaggagcaaaaaggacgtgatgagcttcctagaacgtctcaactatatcagtcgcttcttagcacagtccacagtcatatgtgaacccattttcaagatgttgaggaaagatgtcgAGACAAGATGgatcgaggattgtcagaaagcctttgacaaaatcaaggagtacttatccacaccaccagttttggtcccgccagagctggggcggcctttgctactctatctatctgtattgtaTGGAGCCTTTGGATgcgttctgggacaacatgataagacaggaagaaaggagcaagccatatactacttgagtaagaaattcacaccttacgaG gagaggacattaacGAAGCATACGATGGTTGGAGGATTTTCTTTGACGGAGCTACAAACATCAAAGGAGTGggaattggagcagttttg gtacaaggagagtgggccaccaagaattccaagatttTCCATAGCTGCACCATGTACGGGAATTGAGAAAAGGTTCATGAAGATAGAGATTCGATATgtacccagaattcagaatgagtttgtcgatgcattggctaccttgtcatctatgatacaacatccagacaagaatttcattgatcccatcccagtaagaaTCCATAATCAGCTGGCATATTATGCCTATGTTGAAGAAGAcatagatggaaaaccttggttccgcGGCATCAAAGAGTATCTagcaaaaggagaatatccggagcatgcaaaccacactaaAAAACGCATGCTCcgaagattgtccaatcacttcttccacagtggaggaaatttgtatagaagaactcctaatttgggattgctaagatgtgtcagtacaaaagaagcttctaaactacttgaggagatacatgccggGACTTGcggcccacatatgaatggctttgtcttagccaagaagaaactcagggccggttacttttggatgaccatggagacagactgCGTCCA gtttattctggtagacATTGATTACTTCagtaaatgggtagaggctgcatcttacaaagttgtcaccaagaaagttgtcgtagactttgtcaaagatcgtatcgtttgccgatttggagttcttgagtccattgttactgataatgttgCCAACCTCAAccgtgatctgatgaaagccat agctttcaacaaaagggtaaAACCAAGGCAATTTACGCCAGGACAACTggtactgaagaagatcttcccacatcaagatgaagctaaagggaaattctctccaaaCTGGAAAGGTCCTTACATAGTCCATAGGGTGCTGACAAGAGGAGAATTcatagaaatggatggagaaatttggtcaaaaccaatcaattcagacacagtcaagagatactatgcttag